A single region of the Bacillus sp. 2205SS5-2 genome encodes:
- a CDS encoding DUF418 domain-containing protein, with product MEPVKKSARIDSLDMMRGFALLGIFLVNMISFHSPIFHYNPYQWWEGKGEENLYMFIDVLVQASFYPLFAMLFGYGLAIQRERALTRGVSFLSLGIRRLSVLLVFGLIHALFIWSGDILTNYALFGLLLIGMMRWSGKTLLISGALLFFIPQLLISSMFVILYVISPNQMLYFTDIQSVQEAFRVYSSGNYAEIFSQRFQDWFLVNRPLNLPFLLLAILPMMMIGAGASKEKLLENAHEKKGMWVTILLISLVVGLGIKLLPFIIETNYTFTSIQDFLGGPFLSVAYAATIILISMNGFMNRILQPLAKAGKMSLTLYLTQSIIGTLIFYSYGLGLYGEVTLTTGTWLVFVIFFIQVIIAEIWLSRFQYGPMEKLWRTLTYGKIKKRGTT from the coding sequence ATGGAACCAGTTAAAAAGTCAGCAAGAATTGACTCATTAGATATGATGAGGGGATTTGCATTATTAGGGATTTTTCTAGTCAACATGATATCGTTTCACTCCCCAATTTTTCACTACAATCCGTATCAGTGGTGGGAAGGGAAAGGAGAAGAGAATCTTTATATGTTTATCGATGTTCTTGTTCAAGCGAGCTTTTATCCGCTCTTTGCTATGCTCTTTGGTTATGGTTTAGCCATTCAAAGAGAGCGGGCACTCACTAGAGGCGTTTCCTTTCTTTCATTGGGAATCCGTAGATTAAGTGTTTTGCTTGTGTTTGGCTTGATACACGCACTTTTCATATGGTCGGGAGATATATTAACAAATTATGCATTATTCGGTTTACTACTAATAGGAATGATGAGATGGTCAGGCAAAACACTTCTGATTAGTGGAGCACTGTTGTTTTTTATTCCGCAACTATTAATAAGTAGCATGTTTGTAATCCTGTACGTTATCAGTCCAAATCAAATGTTGTATTTTACTGATATCCAATCGGTACAAGAGGCGTTTAGAGTATACTCTTCGGGAAATTATGCTGAAATTTTCTCTCAACGTTTTCAGGATTGGTTCTTAGTAAATAGACCGCTGAATTTACCCTTTTTGTTATTAGCAATTTTACCAATGATGATGATTGGTGCAGGTGCGTCAAAAGAAAAACTTCTTGAAAATGCCCATGAAAAAAAAGGAATGTGGGTGACCATACTGCTTATTTCTCTGGTGGTAGGGCTAGGGATAAAATTACTTCCTTTTATCATAGAAACTAATTATACGTTTACCAGCATTCAAGATTTTCTGGGCGGACCGTTTCTCTCGGTAGCGTATGCCGCGACCATTATATTGATTAGCATGAACGGGTTTATGAATCGCATTCTTCAACCTTTAGCTAAGGCTGGTAAGATGTCGCTAACCCTTTATTTAACGCAATCCATTATTGGAACTCTTATTTTCTATTCCTATGGCTTAGGATTATATGGGGAAGTCACATTAACAACAGGAACATGGCTTGTATTTGTCATCTT
- the gerPC gene encoding spore germination protein GerPC: MYHTPTNWQQILQYIETQNKKIKQLEDMLTILQKEVTDLKERPSVNVEKIEYKFDQLKVETLEGTLNIGLNPNDLNNIEDLAVNQPNQNIDVLENGELRQQLIEGIQQYLNDGLPSLIGDTEAQLSRTLDGSYYKMIQEDLEKQLPQRVDFYLQTFPASAYEKGNPQGAYDKIFYKLKNDIHQAVFAFISQIPSGMNRKDEKHEPPSH, from the coding sequence ATGTATCATACACCAACCAATTGGCAGCAAATTCTGCAATATATCGAAACACAAAACAAAAAAATCAAGCAGCTAGAAGACATGCTAACGATCCTGCAAAAAGAAGTGACAGATTTAAAGGAAAGACCCAGTGTTAACGTAGAAAAAATTGAATACAAGTTTGATCAATTAAAAGTTGAAACATTAGAAGGAACGTTAAATATTGGCTTAAATCCAAATGATTTAAACAATATTGAAGATCTGGCAGTGAATCAACCAAACCAAAATATCGATGTATTAGAGAACGGGGAATTAAGGCAACAGCTGATTGAGGGAATTCAACAATACCTAAATGATGGATTGCCTTCCCTCATAGGAGATACAGAAGCACAACTCTCTCGTACACTAGATGGTTCCTATTATAAAATGATTCAAGAAGACCTCGAAAAGCAACTTCCCCAACGAGTGGACTTTTATTTACAAACTTTCCCTGCTTCCGCATACGAAAAAGGGAATCCACAAGGAGCATACGACAAGATTTTTTATAAATTAAAAAACGATATTCATCAAGCTGTTTTTGCCTTTATTTCACAAATCCCATCAGGAATGAATCGAAAGGATGAAAAACATGAACCTCCAAGTCATTAA
- a CDS encoding spore germination protein — protein sequence MPGFVGIIQVVSVGSSGVVHVGDIFQLQPNAVAKTFSGAGSFNTGNGLSVYNEISNTNVNDSDGVDQPITFTL from the coding sequence ATGCCCGGTTTTGTGGGGATCATTCAAGTCGTTAGTGTAGGATCAAGTGGTGTTGTTCATGTAGGAGATATTTTTCAACTGCAACCAAATGCCGTAGCAAAAACGTTTTCCGGTGCGGGCTCTTTCAATACTGGTAATGGTCTATCCGTCTATAATGAAATTTCTAATACAAATGTAAACGATTCAGATGGCGTGGATCAACCAATAACTTTTACATTGTGA
- a CDS encoding spore gernimation protein GerPD: protein MNLQVINRELCVGNINVAGVASSALLLVGDANTIQLASTFDTPAESLIIGPFVPLAPKG from the coding sequence ATGAACCTCCAAGTCATTAATCGTGAATTATGTGTCGGCAATATAAACGTTGCCGGTGTTGCAAGTTCTGCCCTACTATTAGTTGGGGATGCCAACACGATTCAACTTGCTTCTACCTTTGATACCCCTGCTGAATCCCTTATCATCGGTCCCTTTGTTCCGCTTGCTCCAAAAGGATAA
- a CDS encoding spore germination protein GerPE, which translates to MSRYSFVQGVNLTSLIFSSVLQIGDTRYLDGKSKVLAVQREQEIFFGNEGDDLYQYPVFYEQIPFLTLPPPTNISILNQKPVINVGIIDIIGVSTTGIVHIGNLGDVRLESRIKHIRQLENQNGE; encoded by the coding sequence ATGAGCAGGTATTCATTCGTACAGGGGGTTAATCTAACTTCCTTAATCTTTTCTTCTGTTCTTCAGATAGGGGACACTCGATATCTAGATGGGAAATCAAAGGTTCTAGCCGTTCAAAGGGAGCAAGAAATATTTTTTGGAAATGAAGGCGACGATCTTTATCAGTATCCGGTTTTTTATGAACAAATCCCCTTTCTGACTTTACCACCTCCAACCAATATCTCTATTCTTAACCAAAAGCCGGTCATCAACGTGGGGATCATTGACATTATCGGAGTCTCTACTACCGGGATTGTGCATATCGGCAACCTCGGGGATGTTCGACTAGAATCAAGAATTAAGCATATACGTCAGTTAGAAAATCAAAACGGCGAGTGA
- a CDS encoding spore germination protein GerPB — MNIYVQQTIQIHCIKIGAVSNSSVFQIGTSGTIQPASYLFNTGGFIKAAPQAEKNGGAEFKQESTLVPLSIS, encoded by the coding sequence GTGAATATTTATGTGCAGCAAACTATTCAAATTCATTGTATTAAAATCGGGGCAGTGTCCAACTCTTCAGTATTCCAAATTGGCACATCAGGTACAATTCAACCCGCTTCTTATTTATTCAATACAGGAGGATTTATTAAGGCTGCTCCTCAAGCAGAAAAAAATGGAGGAGCAGAATTTAAGCAAGAATCTACACTTGTTCCATTATCAATTTCTTAG
- a CDS encoding spore germination protein, with product MPAIVGPVQILNVGGGSVQFGDAAIISPKSSSKTVGGSGAFNTGPFIITFNGFSINSTVGINGVDQPILGNN from the coding sequence ATGCCTGCTATTGTTGGTCCAGTTCAAATCTTAAATGTTGGTGGGGGTAGCGTACAATTCGGTGACGCTGCGATTATCTCACCAAAATCTAGTAGCAAAACAGTCGGTGGTTCTGGGGCGTTTAACACTGGTCCTTTCATTATTACCTTCAATGGGTTTAGTATCAATTCAACCGTGGGCATAAATGGAGTTGACCAACCGATACTCGGAAACAACTAA